Part of the Sulfurimonas denitrificans DSM 1251 genome is shown below.
TTAATGATACTACGCCAATAATTCCACACATATTAATCTTTTATTGCATCTAAAAATGTTTTGTTTATCTGTTTTAATGCTTCTTCATTTATAGGTTTTCTTTTTTCAAGTACAAATTCAACGAGCTCTTTGTTGTTTATAAGTTCATCGGCAACATCTATATAGTTTTGTATTGAATATGGCCATACATATTTATCATACAAATAGGACTCTTTGAGTTTGTCTTTTTCACTCCATTCATTCCACAGTGCTATATATGGTCTGTTTTTATACATATACTCATTTAAGCTTTCACCGTTTGAAATTTTAAAAGGTTCTAGCCACAAATCAATTACATGACCATAAACATGTGTGTCTATATATCCAGGGAAAAAGAATCTATCGGATATGCCTAATTGTTCAATTCTCTTTTTGATAGATTCTTGTTTTCCGCTTCCACAAGCCAAATAGATAGTTTGCGGGTTTTTTTTCATGATAGATGCTACAGTTTGGAGATACTCATCATCCTCTATTTTGATTAGTCTTCCAATAGTTCCTAAAATAAAACTATCTTTTGGGTAACTATCCTTGATTTTTTTAACTTCATTCATATCTACATGAGGGTTATAATAATCTTCTTCCATGTTAATGCTAAAACTATCAAAATCTAATCTATCCCCAATACTACCATGAGCTATTTTTTTATCAATATTTTCTAAATCATACTCATTATTTCCATGGCTCCAGTAAATCTGTTTAGGAGCAGTGCGAGTTGTAAAGAGGAAGTTGTACTCAGGACGAGAGTTGAAGCCTATTATCATGTCTATCTTCTCTTCTATAAGTCTATCTCTAACCTTGAGGGTTTTTTCTATTATCTCATAAAATGGATACTCATCACCAACATACTCTTTATGTAAATCTACATACTTAAAACCCAACTCTTTTAACTCTTGGACTGTTTCATCTAGTGAGCCAGACTCTATAAAATTTAGATTATAGATGATAAACTCATACTCAGCAGTAGGCGCTTTGGATAGAGATTCTAAAAGAGAGTAAAAAACGTTGTATATAGAGTAGGGTATGACTCTATCTATCAAAAAAGCAACTTTTATTTTTTTACTATTATCTATCTTTTTTTTGTTTGGTTTTAAATCATATTTCTTGATTAATTTACTCTTTATTAAATTCTCTATAGGTTTTTCTATCTTATCGTTAAACTCTTTTAGCCCATCTTGAGATGGTGCAGTCTCGTCCCAAGACATAAGCAAAGGAGTGTACATGTAAAATATTAATTCATCTAGTTCTCTTTGAATTGCTTTTTCAAAAATAGGATATAAAACTTTATAAATAGCTATATAGTCTCTGCTCCTATTGTATTTTAAAACACTTAGATAGTAGAGCTTAAAGATTTTCTTTTTTTGTTCCAAGGTACTTGATTCAAAAAAGTTATCATCAAAAAGAGCAAGAGAAAACTTTTCAATATACTCTTTAAACCTATCTTGATTAAATATTGTCTTTATGAGAACGAAGTTTTGTATTATGTCTAAAATTGTTTGATGTTCTGAGAGCAGCTTAAAATACTCAGCTTCAACCTCTTTCAAAGGAAGACCTTGTATAAGCTCCAAAGCATAGTTTAGATGGATGTTAAAGATATTTTTATCTCTTTGAAGATGCTTTAGTATAGATGTTGAGAGTTCTATAATTATGGGTTCTATGGTTAGAATATGCTCTTTAAAAAAAATTGTTATTGTGAGTAATTTTAAGATTATATCTTTGTTTGGCTCTTCATTATCTCTAACATATTGTAAAAAAACCAACAACATGACATTGAGATTTGAGGCGCACACATCTGTATCTAAAAAAGTGTTGACTATATCTTCTTTCTGTTTTTTTATGGAGTCTATTGCCTGAGTAATGCTTTGCGCAATCTGCTCTTTTGTATCATCTGAAAAACCAACACCATCAAAATTTAATTTTATAATTTGAGGGTGTATAGTTTTTGAGAAGTAATCAAAAAAAGTCCCAATTGGAACATTAATACAGTTTAATGGTGCTTCTTGTAGAAAAACACCATCATAAAAAAAGAGAGTATCTACACTATTTTCACTGTGTAAAGCATCATAAAGAGCAACTTGAGGATTAAAATAGTAGGTGCTAACTTGCTTCATATAGTATTTTAATTATTTGCTTCAGCATCTATCATCATTTGAAGAGATGAAAATTGTGAGTTGATTCTGCTTATCATTCCATCATATGCAGTAAATCTTTTTGCCATTATTTCATATCTTGTATCAAGTGATGCTTTTGCTGCTGCATGATTCTTAGATAGACTCTTCCCCTCGTTTTTAAGGTCGGTTTCAAAGTTGCTGAGTAAATTTCCATATCCAGTATAACTCTTTAGCTTCTCATCAACAGTGGTAAAAAAACCTGTAACTTTATTTCCTTCACTATTAGTTCCTCCAGTAAAAAACAGTTTTACTGCATCAGGGTCCTCTTTTAGTTTTGTTTCTAAAGTTGCTTTATTAAAGCTCATCTTTCCACTTCTATCTATGTCTATTCCATAGTTTATTAGAGAGTTATTATTTGTATTTAGTGAGGTTATCGTTCTTGTTAAGTCTCTAGAGATAGACTTTACAAATGAGTTTCCATTGAAAATCCCCTCAGCCCCAGTCGCTTCATCTTTTAATGTCATATCATGTAGATTAGCTATAAGTGCATTATAGCTATCTGTAAAGAGTTTTAACTCATCACTAATAGCAGTACTATCTTGTGATATATCAACTAAAGAGAAGTCTCCTTCTTGTTTTAGTTTGATATTTACGCCAAGAATAAGATCACTAACCTCATTCGTTGCTCTTGTCATTGCAATACCGTTATATTTAAAAGTTGCATCTGATGCTGTTTGTACTTTTTCATATCCATTAGGATTTGTAATCGCATTGTAAGGATCAAATAAAGCAGCATTTAAAGAGCCTGCGCCAGCAGTTCCATCATCAGTATCTGAGACGCTTATAGCTTGAGAAGCTCCTGTTGATTTTGATGAGAGAACTAAGTTATAAGAGCCATTTCCTGTTTGTAAAACAGAAGCTGAAACAGAGCTACCCGCAATTTCAGTAATAGATTGAGCTAGAGCTGAGAGGGTTGTTGTTCCATCATAAGGTATTTCAAAATTATTTATTTTTAAAACACCTGCACCCGATGCTATTGTTGAAGCAGGAGTAGCAACTGAGCCAAATTTTGTTATATCTTTTTTAGCAAGAGCTACCGTCTCTAGTGAAAAAGACTCTACAGTTGAACCTGCATCTACCTTAACTTCTGCTTTACCACTACTTTTAACACTCTTGCTATCAAAAATAGTGTCATAACTAAGAGCTGACGCACTCGCTTTAAAAGTCTTCATAAGAGAATCTAACAACTTATAAGCATCTTGTTTTTGGTTATTAAGAGTAATTTTGTTTTCTAAAGGTTTAACGATTCTTGATGTATCAGCCTCTTTTAGCTGGTCAATAACATCAGCTGTCAATACTCCTGAACCAATACCTAGTGAGCTAATATTTGAACCCATAATAAATCCTTTTTAAATAATATTTAAAGTATAACACTATAATCGACTATACTCCAATTATATTTAGATAAATTTTATAAAGGATAATTTTACGATTTATCTATAAACAAAATAGAAGTTGTGTCGATATACTCTCAATGAAAGAAACAAACGGCGATCAAAAAGGACTCAACATGTATGGCTCAAGCGCTCACAATATTTATGCACAAAACAACGTAGGTATAGAATCTCCAGCAAAACTTATAGAGATGTTGTATGAGGGTGTACTTCGCTTTAATGCTCAAGCAAAAAAGGCTATAAATGATAAAAATATTGAAAAAAAGATTTATTGGACAAATCGCTCTATAGCAATTGTAGTGGAGTTGGTCTCAGTGCTTGATAAATCACAAGGCGAGGTTAGTGATTATTTAAACGGTCTTTATAATTATCAAATTCAGCTTTTAACAACTGCAAGTTTAAGGGGCGATACAACAAAGCTTGATGAAGTTAGTACTGTTTTTAAAGCTCTTCTTGAGGCGTGGAGAGAGACTACATAAATGTGGATTAAAAAATTACAAATTGCAATCATAGAAAAAGATGCGGATACTATAAGTATTTTGATAGAAACTACACCTAAGTTTGAAAGTGTAAAAGAGATAGAGAGTGCTATATATCTATTAAAAGAGGCTAATGAAGTTATGCATACTCTAAAAAATGAAACTGCCCTTACTATGAAGCAACTGAAAAAAAATATAGACTTTTTAGAATCCACTCAACCACAAATAAGAAGTAAACTAGATTTACGATTTTAAGTTTTACATGTAAAGAAATTCTAGTAAAAATTTAGCTAAGTATAAAAATATTTGGTTATAATTCCGTTGCTTCTCTTTAGACCTGTGCAATGGTGCCCTAAGGTACTGTGTCAGGGTAGGAATACAGCAGCACGCTTTTATGTACTATGTGCCGCAGGTATCTGAGGAGGAGTCTCTTTATCCAACTTTTTCATTAAAACTAAATTTTATTTTCTCATTTAATCCAAGTAAACTCTTCAATAAAACTAAATTTCACCTCAAATTTGAATTTTTTTAATTATCTTTTCTGTGTTTAGATATTCCACATGCTTGGTTTGGTTTTGGTGGATTGTTTTTTAGATAATTTAAATCTTCCAATGTTTGAGAAAGTACTCTTTTTTGTTGCAACAGAGGTAACATTCTGTTGTCTTTTTCATTCATAGCTAGACTCATGTCTGCTAGAATTGCCTCTACCTCTTTGTCTAAATCACTAAGTGCATTATTGATGTGTTTTATTGAATTCATAGCGTGAGTATAACAAAAATTAAAAATTTTGGGTATAATTGCGCTTCAATTTACAAAGGAGTTTCGATGCCAAAGATGAAATCTGTTAAAGGCGCTGTAAAGCGTTTTAAAGTTAAGAAAAACGGTACAGTTAAACGTGGTACAGCGTTTAGAAGCCATATCTTGACAAAACAAGATCCACAAACTCGTACAACACAGCATAAATCAAAAATTATTGCTAAAGTTGATGAAAAAAATGTTAAGGCTATGATTAACTAATTTTTAGTTGATTGTTAAATCTCCAACTACATTAGTTGGGCAAGACCACTTAAAGTGTGGCACCTTGAACACAGAGCGTGTCATAGGTAAAGAAAAAAGGAAATAATATGCCAAGAGTAAAAACTGGTGTTGTTCGTAGAAGAAGACACAAAAAAATATTAAAATTAGCAAAAGGTTTTTATAGCGGACGCCGTAAACATTACCGTAAAGCTAAAGAGCAGTTAGAGCGCTCAATGTACTACTCATTCCGCGATAGAAAGCAAAAGAAACGTGATTTCCGTAAACTATGGATTATCCGTATCAATGCAGCTTGTCGTTT
Proteins encoded:
- the fliD gene encoding flagellar filament capping protein FliD — protein: MGSNISSLGIGSGVLTADVIDQLKEADTSRIVKPLENKITLNNQKQDAYKLLDSLMKTFKASASALSYDTIFDSKSVKSSGKAEVKVDAGSTVESFSLETVALAKKDITKFGSVATPASTIASGAGVLKINNFEIPYDGTTTLSALAQSITEIAGSSVSASVLQTGNGSYNLVLSSKSTGASQAISVSDTDDGTAGAGSLNAALFDPYNAITNPNGYEKVQTASDATFKYNGIAMTRATNEVSDLILGVNIKLKQEGDFSLVDISQDSTAISDELKLFTDSYNALIANLHDMTLKDEATGAEGIFNGNSFVKSISRDLTRTITSLNTNNNSLINYGIDIDRSGKMSFNKATLETKLKEDPDAVKLFFTGGTNSEGNKVTGFFTTVDEKLKSYTGYGNLLSNFETDLKNEGKSLSKNHAAAKASLDTRYEIMAKRFTAYDGMISRINSQFSSLQMMIDAEANN
- the fliS gene encoding flagellar export chaperone FliS, with translation MYGSSAHNIYAQNNVGIESPAKLIEMLYEGVLRFNAQAKKAINDKNIEKKIYWTNRSIAIVVELVSVLDKSQGEVSDYLNGLYNYQIQLLTTASLRGDTTKLDEVSTVFKALLEAWRETT
- the rpmI gene encoding 50S ribosomal protein L35; this encodes MPKMKSVKGAVKRFKVKKNGTVKRGTAFRSHILTKQDPQTRTTQHKSKIIAKVDEKNVKAMIN
- the rplT gene encoding 50S ribosomal protein L20, with the translated sequence MPRVKTGVVRRRRHKKILKLAKGFYSGRRKHYRKAKEQLERSMYYSFRDRKQKKRDFRKLWIIRINAACRLNGMNYSTFINGLSKAGIELDRKILADMAMNDAAAFSAVAASAKAALK